A genomic segment from Actinoplanes sichuanensis encodes:
- a CDS encoding 3-oxoacid CoA-transferase subunit A — translation MRTQTVDALTAVKEVKDGDTVLVGGFGMAGMPVQLIDALIEHGAGDLTIVSNNAGNGDTGLAALLAAGRVRKMVCSFPRQADSWVFDGLYRAGKIELELVPQGNLAERMRAAGAGIGAFYCPTGVGTPIAEGRETRVIDGREYVLEYPIRGDVALIRAHVADRLGNLVYRKTARNFGPVMATAAKVTIAQVSTIVEVGELDPEAVVTPSIYVNRLVEVA, via the coding sequence ATGAGGACGCAGACCGTCGACGCGCTGACCGCGGTCAAGGAGGTCAAGGACGGTGACACCGTGCTGGTCGGCGGGTTCGGCATGGCCGGCATGCCGGTCCAGCTGATCGACGCGCTGATCGAGCACGGCGCCGGCGACCTGACCATCGTCAGCAACAACGCCGGCAACGGCGACACCGGGCTGGCGGCGCTGCTGGCGGCGGGTCGCGTACGCAAGATGGTGTGCTCGTTTCCCCGGCAGGCCGACTCGTGGGTCTTCGACGGCCTCTACCGGGCCGGGAAGATCGAGTTGGAGCTGGTGCCGCAGGGCAACCTGGCCGAGCGGATGCGTGCGGCGGGCGCCGGGATCGGCGCGTTCTACTGCCCGACCGGGGTCGGCACGCCGATCGCCGAGGGCCGCGAGACACGGGTGATCGACGGCCGGGAGTACGTGCTGGAATATCCGATCCGCGGTGACGTGGCGCTGATCCGGGCGCATGTCGCCGACCGGCTGGGCAACCTGGTCTACCGCAAGACGGCCCGCAACTTCGGCCCGGTGATGGCCACCGCCGCGAAGGTCACCATCGCCCAGGTGTCGACGATCGTCGAGGTCGGCGAACTCGACCCGGAGGCCGTCGTGACCCCGTCGATCTACGTGAACCGCCTGGTGGAGGTGGCCTGA
- a CDS encoding MarR family winged helix-turn-helix transcriptional regulator, with protein sequence MTTPLEGDLGWMLGVVFRAYAKAADHVLGDLPGGPRGYQVLSAAVGEPPRNQGAIGADLGIDRTILTYLIDDLEKAELVARRPDPADRRSRLVVATTKGHETWQSRREALKHVEAHVLGALPAGDAASFRGLLQAVACSAQARDPLTDLCEAVSAARDGDPAAAEGPAGRKPER encoded by the coding sequence GTGACGACGCCCCTCGAAGGTGATCTCGGCTGGATGCTCGGAGTGGTGTTCCGTGCCTACGCCAAGGCCGCCGACCACGTTCTCGGTGATCTGCCCGGCGGCCCGCGCGGCTATCAGGTGCTCTCGGCGGCGGTCGGCGAGCCGCCTCGCAATCAGGGCGCGATCGGTGCCGACCTGGGCATCGATCGGACCATCCTGACGTACCTGATCGATGATCTGGAGAAGGCCGAGCTGGTCGCCCGCCGGCCGGACCCGGCCGACCGCCGCAGCCGGCTCGTCGTCGCCACCACCAAGGGCCACGAGACGTGGCAGTCCCGCCGGGAGGCTCTCAAGCACGTCGAGGCGCACGTGCTCGGCGCCCTGCCGGCCGGCGACGCCGCGTCGTTCCGAGGGCTGCTGCAGGCGGTCGCCTGCAGCGCCCAGGCCCGCGACCCGCTGACCGACCTGTGTGAGGCGGTCAGCGCGGCCCGGGACGGCGACCCGGCGGCCGCGGAGGGGCCGGCCGGGCGAAAGCCGGAACGCTGA
- a CDS encoding 3-oxoacid CoA-transferase subunit B, producing the protein MALDKNELARLVAADIPDGAYVNLGIGQPTSIARYLSPDSGVILHTENGMLGMGEVVPDDRADWDLTNAGKQPVTELPGAAYFHHADSFAMMRGGHLDVCVMGAFQVSTGGDLANWHTGAADAIPAVGGAMDLAAGAKQVWVMMTLFTKSGEPKLVPACTYPLTGKACVTRVYTEVATFHITPDGVRIAATYGIEPDELVARLDVKLLV; encoded by the coding sequence ATGGCGCTGGACAAGAACGAGCTGGCCCGGCTGGTCGCCGCCGACATCCCGGACGGCGCCTACGTGAATCTGGGCATCGGCCAGCCGACGTCGATCGCCCGCTACCTGAGCCCGGACAGCGGCGTCATCCTGCACACCGAGAACGGCATGCTCGGCATGGGCGAGGTGGTGCCGGACGACCGGGCCGACTGGGACCTGACGAACGCCGGGAAACAGCCGGTCACCGAACTGCCCGGGGCGGCCTACTTCCACCACGCGGACAGCTTCGCGATGATGCGCGGCGGCCACCTGGACGTGTGCGTGATGGGCGCGTTCCAGGTGTCGACCGGCGGTGACCTGGCGAACTGGCACACCGGCGCCGCGGACGCGATCCCGGCGGTCGGCGGGGCGATGGATCTGGCCGCCGGCGCCAAGCAGGTCTGGGTGATGATGACGCTGTTCACCAAGTCGGGCGAGCCGAAACTGGTACCGGCCTGCACCTATCCGCTGACCGGCAAAGCGTGCGTGACCCGGGTCTACACCGAGGTGGCGACATTCCACATCACCCCCGATGGGGTACGGATCGCCGCCACCTACGGCATCGAGCCGGACGAACTCGTCGCCCGGCTCGATGTGAAGCTGCTCGTCTGA
- a CDS encoding LLM class flavin-dependent oxidoreductase, with the protein MSDYGHPLEFGSFITPSAADPTGVVALAVLAEQAGLDLVTFQDHPYQPGFLDTWTLLSHVAARTQKVHLAANVTNLPLRPPAVLARSVASLDLLSGGRIELGLGAGAFWEAIEAMGTPRLAPAQAVQALEEGIDVIRQLWDVDARGPIRVHGDFHRVVGAKRGPAPAHHVGIWLGAYKPRMLALTGRRADGWLPSLAYLKDGDLAAGNRIIDEAALEAGRKPGDIRRLLNIGGRFDTHELADLALNDGVSTFILASDDPDELRRFAAEVAPAVRAAVAAERSGTPSTPPPAPVPARPSVTVAGRSPFSVTPTPDDGVRRSSTVVWDEQTRPTGPAPDPDHTYTAHDLATGRHLVQVHDGLRGELAQIHDLIDQVEAGTIDVGTARSHINTMTMRQNNWTLGTYCESYCRIVTTHHTIEDRSLFPHLRRADPRLAPVVDRLEQEHHVIHEVLEGVDKALVALVSTPDGLPALREAVNLLSDTLLSHLSYEERELIEPLSRLGMQ; encoded by the coding sequence ATGTCCGACTACGGCCACCCCCTCGAGTTCGGGTCCTTCATCACCCCGTCCGCCGCCGACCCCACCGGCGTCGTCGCGCTCGCCGTGCTCGCCGAGCAGGCCGGCCTGGACCTGGTCACCTTCCAGGACCATCCGTACCAGCCCGGCTTCCTCGACACCTGGACTCTGCTCAGTCACGTCGCCGCCCGTACCCAGAAGGTGCATCTCGCGGCGAACGTCACGAACCTCCCGCTGCGCCCACCGGCCGTCCTCGCGCGCAGCGTCGCCAGCCTCGACCTGCTCAGCGGCGGCCGCATCGAGCTGGGCCTCGGCGCGGGCGCGTTCTGGGAGGCCATCGAGGCGATGGGCACGCCGCGGCTCGCCCCCGCCCAGGCCGTGCAGGCCCTCGAGGAGGGCATCGACGTCATCCGACAGCTCTGGGACGTCGACGCGCGCGGCCCGATCCGCGTCCACGGCGACTTCCATCGGGTCGTCGGCGCGAAACGCGGCCCGGCCCCGGCCCACCACGTCGGCATCTGGCTCGGCGCCTACAAGCCGCGGATGCTGGCTCTGACCGGCCGGCGGGCCGACGGCTGGCTGCCGTCGCTGGCCTATCTGAAGGACGGCGACCTGGCCGCCGGCAACCGGATCATCGACGAGGCGGCGTTGGAGGCCGGCCGCAAACCCGGCGACATCCGCCGTCTGCTCAACATCGGCGGCCGCTTCGACACCCACGAACTCGCCGACCTCGCCCTCAACGACGGCGTCAGCACGTTCATCCTGGCCTCCGACGACCCTGACGAACTGCGACGATTCGCCGCCGAAGTGGCCCCCGCGGTCCGCGCGGCGGTCGCCGCCGAACGGTCCGGCACCCCGTCGACTCCGCCTCCGGCTCCGGTTCCGGCGCGGCCGTCGGTCACCGTCGCGGGCCGGTCACCGTTCTCGGTCACTCCCACCCCCGACGATGGGGTACGCCGCAGCAGCACCGTGGTCTGGGACGAGCAGACCCGCCCGACCGGCCCGGCACCCGACCCGGACCACACCTACACGGCCCACGACCTGGCCACCGGACGGCATCTGGTCCAGGTCCACGACGGCCTGCGCGGCGAACTGGCCCAGATCCACGACCTGATCGACCAGGTGGAGGCGGGCACGATCGACGTCGGCACGGCCCGCTCGCACATCAACACGATGACCATGCGCCAGAACAACTGGACCCTCGGCACCTACTGCGAGTCCTACTGCCGGATCGTGACGACCCACCACACCATCGAGGACCGTTCGCTGTTCCCGCATCTGCGCCGGGCCGACCCGCGCCTGGCCCCGGTGGTGGACCGCCTCGAACAGGAACACCATGTGATCCACGAGGTCCTGGAGGGCGTCGACAAGGCCCTGGTGGCCCTGGTCTCCACCCCCGACGGCCTCCCGGCGCTGCGCGAGGCGGTGAACCTGCTGAGCGACACACTGCTCTCGCACCTGTCGTACGAGGAACGCGAACTGATCGAACCCCTGTCCCGCCTCGGCATGCAGTGA
- a CDS encoding MarR family transcriptional regulator, whose amino-acid sequence MSSDEPARTPVTDPPVAAPPATHLSVAAPPATHLSVAAPPPTDLPVAAPSAVRGPSTGLPAAERPSVSSASPPAVDQIRASAIADLMRAGREASRLSMVFRYAIADRLGLTVSDLECLDFLADAGPVTAGRIAERTNVTTGAVTSMLRRLQQAGWVTAERDPADRRRVIVTLRPERADELERPYERFAERAGRLIEGYRLDELQLLARHFGRLQSMYRAELDHLRGGDAERAQNDR is encoded by the coding sequence ATGTCGTCCGACGAGCCGGCCCGCACCCCGGTGACCGACCCGCCGGTGGCGGCCCCGCCCGCGACCCACCTGTCGGTGGCGGCCCCGCCCGCGACCCACCTGTCGGTGGCGGCCCCGCCCCCGACCGACCTGCCGGTGGCGGCCCCGTCCGCGGTCCGCGGACCGTCGACCGGCCTCCCGGCGGCCGAGCGGCCGTCGGTCTCGTCGGCGAGCCCTCCGGCGGTCGATCAGATCCGGGCGTCAGCGATCGCCGATCTGATGCGGGCCGGGCGGGAGGCCTCGCGGCTGTCCATGGTGTTCCGGTATGCCATCGCCGACCGGCTCGGTCTCACCGTGAGTGATCTGGAGTGCCTGGATTTCCTGGCCGACGCCGGGCCCGTCACCGCGGGGCGGATCGCCGAGCGGACCAACGTCACCACCGGTGCCGTGACCAGCATGCTGCGTCGGCTCCAGCAGGCCGGTTGGGTCACCGCCGAGCGCGATCCGGCGGACCGGCGGCGGGTGATCGTCACCCTGCGGCCGGAGCGGGCCGACGAGCTCGAGCGGCCGTACGAGCGGTTCGCCGAGCGGGCCGGGCGGCTCATCGAGGGCTACCGCCTGGACGAGCTCCAGTTGCTGGCCCGGCACTTCGGTCGGTTGCAGTCGATGTATCGGGCCGAGCTGGACCACCTCCGGGGCGGCGACGCGGAGCGGGCTCAAAACGACCGATAA
- a CDS encoding LysR substrate-binding domain-containing protein translates to MELRHLRYFLAVAEERHFGRAAARLHMAQPPLSQQIRQLESELGVQLLNRNTRRVELTEAGTAYLDRVRAVLSAVDDAGEVARRVAAGLQGRLSVGCVGSATYSLLPAVARRLREELPGVEVAFRGEMLGAQQVAALQRRDIDVALLRPPVDDPGITVRTLRSDALIVALPDGHPLTARTRLDVTDLRDEDFVIHAERDSAMYGTVRRLCDRAGFQPRIRHEVVETSTLVTFVAADLGLAIVPEPVAHLGVPGATYRPLTDPTARIDLALAVRAGEDSPVIAQATRVLTQLAAT, encoded by the coding sequence ATGGAGCTGCGTCACCTGCGCTACTTCCTGGCCGTCGCCGAGGAGCGGCACTTCGGCCGGGCGGCCGCCCGCCTGCACATGGCCCAGCCGCCGCTCTCCCAGCAGATCCGTCAACTGGAGAGCGAGTTGGGCGTACAACTGCTCAACCGCAACACCCGCCGGGTCGAGCTCACCGAAGCCGGAACCGCCTACCTGGACCGGGTCCGGGCCGTGCTGTCCGCGGTCGACGACGCGGGCGAGGTCGCCCGGAGGGTGGCCGCCGGACTGCAGGGCCGCCTGTCCGTCGGATGCGTCGGATCGGCCACCTACAGCCTGCTCCCGGCGGTGGCCCGCCGCCTGCGTGAGGAACTGCCCGGCGTCGAGGTCGCCTTCCGCGGAGAAATGCTCGGCGCCCAGCAGGTGGCCGCCCTGCAGCGCCGCGACATCGATGTGGCCCTGCTCCGCCCGCCGGTCGACGATCCGGGGATCACCGTGCGCACCCTGCGCAGCGACGCCCTGATCGTGGCACTGCCGGACGGGCATCCGCTGACCGCCCGCACCCGCCTGGACGTCACCGACCTCCGCGACGAGGACTTCGTGATCCACGCCGAACGCGACTCCGCCATGTACGGCACCGTCCGCCGTCTCTGCGACCGTGCCGGTTTCCAGCCGCGGATCCGGCACGAGGTGGTGGAGACCTCGACCCTGGTCACGTTCGTGGCCGCCGACCTGGGTCTGGCGATAGTCCCCGAGCCGGTGGCCCACCTGGGCGTCCCCGGCGCCACCTACCGCCCGCTGACCGACCCGACCGCCCGGATCGACCTGGCCCTGGCCGTCCGCGCCGGCGAGGACTCCCCGGTGATAGCCCAGGCCACCCGAGTCCTCACCCAGTTGGCCGCCACCTGA
- a CDS encoding FAD-dependent oxidoreductase: MRTSTDFSVAIAGAGLSGLCLAQYLMRSGIDVHVYERDQSPFVRQQGYRIILDRHGLEALRVSLPRPLYRLALATGDEPGGRLRFTDRRLRDAFTITFKVEPDSTRQVDRATLRSILMTGLDGRIHYGRAAAAVDTGGPAGLRLRFTDGASVPATVVVGADGVGSALRAQLMPEADPVNTPMAGIYGRSPLWRDGWSVIPDALRTSGVLSIADRPGRAFFFTSMRFGESPREAFARVVPGAYAPTAHDYVMWGLLLRQDEVPVAARGDLLALRDLAVRNSEDFHPLVRRLVGTGELDTTVLNLFATGSRPRQWAVPRATLMGDAVHVMPPFGAQGGNTALRDAVVLGRRLAEARADGTPVEEVIAGYQDEMVPYAFRAVDTAAGLMRRLTGGAAAPHWVLTRVLPRLHRVTVPEA, encoded by the coding sequence GTGCGCACATCGACTGACTTCTCAGTGGCGATCGCCGGCGCCGGCCTCTCCGGGCTCTGCCTCGCCCAGTACCTGATGCGTTCCGGCATCGACGTGCACGTCTACGAGCGCGACCAGAGTCCCTTCGTCCGGCAGCAGGGCTACCGGATCATCCTCGACCGGCACGGCCTCGAAGCACTGCGCGTGAGCCTGCCCCGCCCGCTGTACCGCCTGGCGTTGGCCACCGGCGACGAGCCCGGCGGGCGGTTGCGCTTCACCGACCGGCGGCTGCGGGACGCGTTCACCATCACCTTCAAGGTCGAGCCGGACTCGACCCGCCAGGTCGACCGGGCGACCCTGCGCTCGATCCTGATGACCGGACTGGACGGGCGGATCCACTACGGCCGGGCCGCCGCGGCCGTCGACACCGGCGGACCGGCCGGGCTGCGACTGCGGTTCACCGACGGTGCGTCCGTCCCGGCGACCGTCGTGGTGGGCGCCGACGGTGTCGGTTCGGCCCTGCGCGCGCAACTCATGCCCGAGGCCGACCCGGTGAACACCCCGATGGCGGGCATCTACGGTCGATCGCCACTGTGGCGCGACGGCTGGAGTGTCATCCCGGACGCGCTGCGTACCAGCGGCGTCCTGTCCATCGCCGACCGGCCGGGCCGGGCCTTCTTCTTCACCTCCATGCGGTTCGGCGAGAGCCCGCGGGAGGCGTTCGCCCGCGTCGTCCCAGGTGCGTACGCGCCGACCGCCCACGACTACGTGATGTGGGGGCTGCTGCTGCGTCAGGACGAGGTGCCGGTCGCCGCCCGTGGGGACCTGCTGGCCCTACGCGACCTGGCCGTCCGCAACAGCGAGGACTTCCACCCCCTGGTCCGGAGACTGGTCGGCACCGGTGAACTGGACACCACCGTCCTCAACCTCTTCGCCACCGGCTCCCGGCCGCGCCAGTGGGCGGTGCCCCGGGCGACGCTGATGGGTGACGCCGTGCACGTCATGCCGCCGTTCGGCGCCCAGGGCGGCAACACCGCGCTGCGAGACGCCGTGGTGCTCGGTCGCCGGCTCGCCGAGGCCCGGGCCGACGGCACGCCGGTGGAGGAGGTGATCGCCGGCTATCAGGACGAGATGGTGCCCTACGCGTTCCGTGCCGTGGACACGGCGGCCGGTCTGATGCGCCGCCTCACCGGGGGCGCGGCGGCGCCGCACTGGGTGCTGACCCGCGTGTTACCTCGGCTGCACCGGGTGACCGTGCCCGAGGCATGA
- a CDS encoding galactose-binding domain-containing protein, with the protein MLSVALAATLGVTVASVTGTASAADLPLSQGKPATASSVESAAFPASNAVDGNTGTRWSSTFADPQWLQVDLGSTQSISQVVLNWEAAYASAFTIQTSANGTSWTNISPVTAGQAGVQTLNVTGSGRYVRMSGTTRATPYGYSLWEFQVFGAGTTPTIPTSDTPDFGSNVRIFEAGTAASTIQSAVDSAFNAQLRSPTAQFGSQRHVFLFKPGTYGRVWANVGFYTTVAGLGLNPDDVTINGAVNVDSGWNYGDEKNATQNFWRSMENLSIVPEGGTNRWAVSQAAPMRRVHIKGNLTLAPSNQDNGQGYSSGGYLADSIVDGVVSSGSQQQWYTRDSRIARWDGGVWNMVYSGVQGAPANAFPNPPHTTLATTPVTREKPYLYVDGAGLYRVFVPALRRNSAGATWPNAAGTSIPMREFYVAKPGDTAARINQALAQGLNLFFTPGTYTLNDTIRVTRANTVVTGIGFPTLIPSGGVEALNIADVDGVKVSGLTFDAGTTNSPTLMTVGRAGVHTDHAANPISLQDVFFRIGSSVQGKATTTLAVHSDDTIIDHIWAWRADHGGAPTGWAVNTGDTGLIVNGDDVLATGLFVEHYQKYEVIWNGNRGKTIFFQNEKPYDVPNQAAWIGPRGNGYAAYKVADAVTDHQLWGGGSYAYFNVNPAVRVDRAFEVPNRSGVQLRSVLTVSLGDVGTIANVVNDTGGAVPNPAGNTTPRNVIAYP; encoded by the coding sequence GTGCTGAGCGTCGCGCTCGCCGCGACCCTCGGCGTCACCGTCGCCTCGGTCACCGGCACGGCCAGCGCCGCGGACCTCCCGCTGTCGCAGGGCAAACCGGCCACCGCCTCCTCCGTCGAGAGCGCCGCCTTCCCGGCGTCCAACGCCGTCGACGGCAACACCGGGACCCGCTGGTCCAGCACGTTCGCCGACCCGCAGTGGCTGCAGGTCGACCTGGGCAGCACCCAGTCGATCAGCCAGGTCGTGTTGAACTGGGAGGCCGCGTACGCCTCCGCGTTCACCATCCAGACCTCGGCCAACGGCACCTCGTGGACGAATATCAGCCCGGTCACCGCGGGCCAGGCCGGCGTGCAGACCCTGAACGTCACCGGCAGCGGCCGGTACGTGCGGATGAGCGGTACCACCCGGGCCACCCCGTACGGCTACTCGCTGTGGGAATTCCAGGTCTTCGGTGCCGGCACCACCCCGACGATCCCGACCTCGGACACCCCGGACTTCGGCTCGAACGTGCGGATCTTCGAGGCCGGCACCGCGGCGTCGACCATCCAGTCGGCGGTGGACTCGGCGTTCAACGCGCAGCTGCGTAGTCCGACCGCGCAGTTCGGATCGCAGCGTCACGTGTTCCTGTTCAAGCCCGGTACCTACGGCCGGGTGTGGGCCAACGTCGGTTTCTACACGACGGTCGCCGGTCTCGGTCTCAACCCCGACGACGTGACGATCAACGGCGCGGTCAACGTCGACTCCGGCTGGAACTACGGCGACGAGAAGAACGCGACCCAGAACTTCTGGCGCAGCATGGAGAACCTGTCGATCGTGCCCGAGGGCGGCACCAACCGGTGGGCCGTCTCCCAGGCCGCCCCGATGCGCCGCGTGCACATCAAGGGCAACCTGACCCTGGCCCCGTCGAACCAGGACAACGGGCAGGGCTACTCCAGCGGCGGCTACCTCGCCGACTCCATCGTCGACGGGGTCGTCTCGTCCGGCTCGCAGCAGCAGTGGTACACCCGCGACAGCCGGATCGCCCGCTGGGACGGCGGCGTGTGGAACATGGTCTACTCCGGTGTCCAGGGCGCCCCGGCCAACGCGTTCCCGAACCCGCCGCACACCACCCTCGCGACCACTCCGGTCACCCGGGAGAAGCCGTACCTCTACGTCGACGGCGCCGGTCTCTACCGGGTCTTCGTGCCCGCGCTGCGCCGCAACTCGGCCGGTGCCACCTGGCCGAACGCGGCCGGCACCTCGATCCCGATGCGGGAGTTCTACGTCGCCAAGCCCGGTGACACCGCCGCCCGGATCAACCAGGCGCTCGCCCAGGGCCTGAACCTGTTCTTCACCCCGGGCACCTACACCCTCAACGACACCATCCGGGTCACCCGGGCCAACACCGTGGTCACCGGCATCGGCTTCCCGACCCTGATCCCGTCCGGCGGGGTCGAGGCGCTGAACATCGCCGACGTCGACGGGGTCAAGGTCAGCGGCCTCACCTTCGACGCCGGTACGACCAACAGCCCGACCCTGATGACCGTCGGCCGGGCCGGCGTGCACACCGACCACGCCGCGAACCCGATCAGCCTGCAGGACGTCTTCTTCCGGATCGGCAGCAGCGTCCAGGGCAAGGCGACCACCACCCTCGCGGTGCACAGCGACGACACGATCATCGACCACATCTGGGCCTGGCGGGCCGACCACGGTGGCGCGCCGACCGGCTGGGCGGTCAACACCGGTGACACCGGCCTGATCGTGAACGGTGACGACGTGCTGGCCACCGGCCTGTTCGTCGAGCACTACCAGAAGTACGAGGTGATCTGGAACGGCAACCGCGGCAAGACGATCTTCTTCCAGAACGAGAAGCCGTACGACGTGCCGAACCAGGCCGCCTGGATCGGTCCCCGTGGCAACGGCTACGCCGCCTACAAGGTCGCCGACGCGGTCACCGACCACCAGCTCTGGGGTGGTGGCTCGTACGCCTACTTCAACGTCAACCCGGCGGTCCGGGTGGACCGGGCGTTCGAGGTGCCGAACCGCTCCGGCGTGCAGCTGCGCAGTGTCCTGACCGTGTCGCTCGGTGACGTCGGCACGATCGCCAACGTCGTCAACGACACCGGTGGCGCCGTCCCCAACCCGGCCGGCAACACCACCCCGCGCAACGTCATCGCGTACCCGTAA
- a CDS encoding thiolase family protein translates to MADSFVYAAVRTPFGRYSGALADVRPDDLAATALSGLLAKAPGLDPARIDDVYWGNANGAGEDNRNVGRMAVLLAGLPTSVPAATVNRLCGSSLDAAIIGSRAIASGDAEIVVVGGVESMTRAPWVLPKPSRAFPAGNLEAVSTTLGWRLTNPKMPAEWTASLGECNEQLGDKYGISRERQDAFAARSHVLADQAWNDGFYTDLVIPVGDLDRDEGIRPDSSPEKLARLKPSFRKDGTITAGNASPLNDGAAAVLLGSERVAVQLGDPLARIAGRAAHAVDPQAFGFAPVEAAEKALRQAGIGWSDVGAVELNEAFAVQSLACVDAWGVDPEIVNTRGGAIAIGHPLGASGARILGTLAHVLRERNQRWGVAAICIGVGQALAVVLENQA, encoded by the coding sequence ATGGCTGACTCATTCGTGTACGCCGCCGTTCGTACCCCGTTCGGCCGTTACTCCGGGGCGCTCGCCGACGTCCGCCCGGACGATCTCGCCGCGACCGCCCTGTCCGGCCTGCTGGCCAAGGCCCCCGGCCTGGATCCGGCCCGGATCGACGACGTGTACTGGGGTAACGCCAACGGCGCCGGCGAGGACAACCGCAACGTCGGCCGGATGGCGGTGCTGCTGGCCGGCCTGCCCACCTCGGTTCCGGCGGCCACCGTCAACCGGCTCTGCGGCTCCAGCCTGGACGCCGCGATCATCGGTTCCCGGGCGATCGCCTCCGGTGACGCCGAGATCGTCGTGGTCGGCGGGGTCGAGTCGATGACCAGGGCCCCGTGGGTGCTGCCGAAACCGTCGCGCGCGTTCCCGGCCGGCAACCTGGAGGCGGTGTCGACGACGCTCGGCTGGCGGTTGACGAACCCGAAGATGCCCGCCGAGTGGACCGCGTCGCTGGGTGAGTGCAACGAGCAACTCGGCGACAAGTACGGCATCTCCCGCGAGCGGCAGGACGCGTTCGCCGCCCGCTCGCACGTACTGGCCGACCAGGCCTGGAACGACGGGTTCTACACCGACCTGGTGATCCCGGTCGGTGACCTGGACCGGGACGAGGGCATCCGCCCGGACAGCAGCCCCGAGAAACTGGCGCGCCTGAAGCCGTCGTTCCGCAAGGACGGCACGATCACGGCCGGGAACGCCTCGCCGCTCAATGACGGCGCGGCGGCGGTCCTGCTGGGGTCGGAGCGGGTGGCCGTACAACTCGGGGATCCTCTGGCGCGCATCGCCGGACGTGCCGCACACGCCGTTGATCCGCAAGCCTTCGGGTTCGCGCCGGTCGAGGCGGCCGAGAAGGCGCTGCGGCAGGCCGGGATCGGCTGGTCGGACGTGGGCGCGGTGGAGCTGAACGAGGCGTTCGCGGTGCAGTCGCTGGCCTGTGTGGACGCGTGGGGCGTCGACCCGGAGATCGTGAACACCCGCGGTGGGGCGATCGCGATCGGTCATCCGCTTGGCGCGTCCGGGGCACGGATCCTCGGCACGCTCGCCCACGTGCTGCGCGAACGCAACCAGCGCTGGGGTGTCGCGGCGATCTGTATCGGTGTGGGGCAGGCTCTCGCCGTGGTCCTGGAGAACCAGGCATGA